The DNA segment GACGCCCGATACGGCCACCAGCGCCCGGGCGCTGCCGATCTACCAGACCACTTCGTACACGTTCCGCGACACCGACCACGCCGCGGCGCTGTTCGGGCTGGCCGAGACCGGCAACATCTACACCCGGATCATGAATCCGACGACCGACGTCGTCGAACAACGCATCGCCGCGCTCGAAGGTGGTGTCGCAGCGCTGTTCCTGTCCTCCGGGCAGGCCGCCGAGACGTTCGCGATCTTGAATATCGCCGGCGTCGGAGATCATGTCGTGTCCAGCCCGCGGCTCTACGGCGGCACGTACAACCTGTTCCACTACTCGCTGCCGAAGATGGGCATCGAGGTGAGCTTCGTGGAGAACCCCGACGACCTCGACTCGTGGCGGGCCGCGGTGCGCCCCAACACCAAGGCGTTCTTCGGGGAGACGATCTCCAATCCACAGATCGACATCCTCGACATCCCGTCGGTCGCGGCGGTGGCCCATGAGAACGGCGTGCCGCTGATCGTGGACAACACCATCGCCACGCCGTATCTGATCCAGCCGTTGAGCCACGGCGCCGACATCGTCGTGCACTCGGCCACCAAGTACCTCGGCGGGCACGGCAACGCGATCGCCGGGGTGATCGTCGACGGCGGCACGTTCGACTGGACCAACGGCAACTTCCCGGGCTTCACGACGCCGGATCCGAGCTACCACGGCGTGGTGTTCGCCGAACTCGGCCCGCCCGCATACGCGCTCAAAGCCCGTGTGCAGCTGCTGCGTGACCTCGGCTCGGCCGCCGCGCCGTTCAACGCGTTCCTCATCGCCCAGGGCCTCGAGACGTTGAGCCTGCGGCTGGAACGCCACGTGGCGAACGCGCAGCGGGTCGCGGAGTACCTGGCCGCACACGACGACGTCATCTCGGTGAACTACGCCGGGCTGCCCGATTCGCCGTGGTACGAGCTCGGAAAGAAGCTGGCGCCCAAGGGAACCGGTGCGGTGCTGGCCTTCGAGCTGGCCGGTGGTGTCGAGGCGGGCAAGGCGTTCGTCAACGCGCTCACCCTGCACAGCCACGTCGCGAACATCGGCGACGTGCGCTCGCTGGTGATCCATCCGGCGTCCACCACGCACGCTCAGCTCAGCCCACAGGAGCAGCTGGCCAGCGGCGTCACCCCCGGCCTGGTGCGCCTGGCCGTCGGCATCGAGGGCATCGACGACATCCTCGCCGACCTCGAGCAGGGCTTCGCCGCCGCCCGATCGATCCGCGCCGCATCCGCCGATGCGCAGACGGTCT comes from the Mycolicibacterium litorale genome and includes:
- a CDS encoding bifunctional o-acetylhomoserine/o-acetylserine sulfhydrylase; amino-acid sequence: MSTPEDPTAKWAFETKQVHAGQTPDTATSARALPIYQTTSYTFRDTDHAAALFGLAETGNIYTRIMNPTTDVVEQRIAALEGGVAALFLSSGQAAETFAILNIAGVGDHVVSSPRLYGGTYNLFHYSLPKMGIEVSFVENPDDLDSWRAAVRPNTKAFFGETISNPQIDILDIPSVAAVAHENGVPLIVDNTIATPYLIQPLSHGADIVVHSATKYLGGHGNAIAGVIVDGGTFDWTNGNFPGFTTPDPSYHGVVFAELGPPAYALKARVQLLRDLGSAAAPFNAFLIAQGLETLSLRLERHVANAQRVAEYLAAHDDVISVNYAGLPDSPWYELGKKLAPKGTGAVLAFELAGGVEAGKAFVNALTLHSHVANIGDVRSLVIHPASTTHAQLSPQEQLASGVTPGLVRLAVGIEGIDDILADLEQGFAAARSIRAASADAQTV